The Niastella koreensis GR20-10 genome includes a window with the following:
- a CDS encoding RNA polymerase sigma-70 factor, which produces MDLRVLTDEKLLQLLRANNEQAFKEIYTRYWKLIFDAAWHRLGSRETAKELVQTIFLRIWEKRHSIHIIHLQGYLKTAIKNSVVNYIEATMVHKKYLQHVVHTGSATCQGTESALTFHELSQAIEKAIALLPEKTRTVFRLSRFGHLTIREIATSLNISEKAVEYHITQSLKTLRLYLKEYLDIAL; this is translated from the coding sequence ATGGACCTGCGGGTACTAACTGATGAGAAACTGCTGCAACTATTAAGGGCCAATAATGAACAGGCTTTTAAGGAGATCTATACCCGCTACTGGAAACTCATCTTCGACGCAGCCTGGCACCGGCTGGGCAGCAGGGAAACTGCTAAAGAACTGGTGCAAACGATCTTTCTACGTATTTGGGAAAAACGTCATTCCATCCATATCATTCATCTGCAAGGTTATTTAAAAACTGCCATCAAAAACAGTGTCGTTAATTATATAGAAGCAACGATGGTGCATAAGAAATATCTTCAGCATGTTGTACACACCGGCTCAGCTACTTGCCAGGGCACAGAATCTGCACTTACTTTTCACGAACTATCACAGGCCATTGAAAAAGCCATTGCTTTATTACCGGAAAAAACAAGAACGGTTTTTCGCCTCAGCCGCTTCGGGCATTTAACCATTCGCGAAATAGCTACCAGCCTGAACATCTCTGAAAAAGCAGTGGAATACCATATTACTCAATCGCTCAAGACATTGCGGTTATACCTGAAAGAATATCTTGATATAGCGCTATAA
- a CDS encoding helix-turn-helix domain-containing protein, with product MKLKKEDIERIRLAKDLLTRNRRYHITINDLSAQTQLNRTKLQFGFKQLFGVSIDDYRILLRMEKAKELLEQTEKSVKEISILVGYKSMGSFSTMFKKIYSKSPTEWRNGLHG from the coding sequence ATGAAATTGAAAAAAGAGGACATTGAAAGGATCAGGCTCGCAAAAGATTTATTAACCAGAAACAGGAGATATCACATTACTATCAATGACCTGAGTGCACAAACACAACTCAACCGTACCAAATTGCAATTCGGATTCAAGCAGCTGTTTGGGGTTAGTATAGACGATTACCGGATATTATTACGAATGGAGAAAGCAAAAGAGTTGCTGGAGCAAACCGAGAAGAGTGTAAAAGAGATCTCAATACTTGTAGGATATAAAAGCATGGGGAGTTTCAGTACAATGTTTAAAAAAATATACAGTAAATCGCCCACCGAATGGCGGAACGGGCTGCATGGATAA
- a CDS encoding GMC family oxidoreductase, producing MGDLQVKKNARQYDAIIVGSGAGGGMAAYVLSHAGLKVCLIEAGPMYDPRKNVTQFKNPWESPRRGASTKFRPFGDFDACYWGWEIDGEPYTHAENTKWEWWRARMIGGRTNHWGRISLRFGPKDFKRHSIDGMGDDWPIGYDDVKPYYDKVDRLIGVFGSNEGLENDPDGIFLPPPKPRLHELMIKKAASGVGVPVIPSRLSILTKKINDSRGECIFCGQCNRACSIAYADFSSSSVLVKPALETGNVDVITNAMAREVLTNNEGLATGVSYVNKMDLQEYQVMGRTVILAASACESARLLLNSKSARYPTGLANSSGVVGKYLHDSTGADMGGVLPELFDRKRYNEDGVGGAHIYSPWFGDNKKLDFPRGYHIEYWGGFGQPAYGFGNSVQALNGRFEVKGKQKQPGGYGSSLKEDMRFFYGARVGMAGRGEALAVKENLCEIDPKVVDKYGIPVLRFKVEPHKYDILQAKHMKETFKEIMHAMGAIITYGGDDDEKNNYGLHAPGNIIHEAGTVRMGNDPRESVLNKYNQAHDVKNLFCVDGGPFVSQADKNITWTILALSMRASEYIIDEMKKKNL from the coding sequence ATGGGGGATCTTCAGGTAAAAAAAAATGCCAGGCAATATGATGCCATCATCGTAGGCTCGGGTGCCGGTGGCGGCATGGCGGCTTACGTGCTGTCACATGCAGGGTTGAAAGTTTGTTTGATTGAAGCCGGACCAATGTATGATCCAAGGAAAAATGTAACACAGTTCAAGAACCCGTGGGAATCACCCCGTCGTGGCGCCAGTACCAAATTCAGACCATTTGGTGACTTCGATGCCTGCTACTGGGGTTGGGAAATTGATGGCGAACCCTACACCCATGCCGAGAATACCAAATGGGAATGGTGGCGCGCCCGCATGATCGGCGGCCGTACCAATCACTGGGGACGGATCTCCCTCCGCTTCGGCCCAAAAGATTTTAAACGGCACAGCATCGATGGAATGGGTGATGACTGGCCGATTGGTTATGATGATGTAAAACCTTATTACGATAAAGTTGACAGGCTTATTGGTGTGTTTGGCAGCAATGAAGGCCTTGAAAATGATCCCGATGGTATTTTCCTGCCTCCGCCCAAACCCCGCTTGCATGAGCTGATGATTAAAAAAGCAGCAAGTGGTGTCGGCGTTCCGGTAATTCCTTCCCGCCTTTCGATCCTTACCAAAAAGATCAATGATTCCCGAGGTGAGTGTATCTTCTGCGGACAGTGTAACCGGGCCTGCTCCATTGCATATGCCGACTTCTCTTCTTCTTCCGTTTTGGTAAAACCTGCGCTCGAAACCGGTAATGTAGATGTGATCACCAACGCCATGGCGCGTGAAGTGCTTACTAATAACGAAGGGCTTGCTACAGGTGTATCTTATGTAAATAAAATGGACCTGCAGGAATACCAGGTAATGGGCCGTACGGTGATTTTGGCAGCCAGCGCCTGCGAATCGGCGCGTTTGCTGCTGAATTCAAAATCGGCTCGCTATCCTACCGGACTGGCCAACAGCAGTGGTGTGGTTGGTAAATATCTGCACGACTCCACTGGCGCCGATATGGGTGGCGTATTGCCCGAACTGTTCGATCGCAAACGCTATAATGAAGATGGTGTGGGCGGTGCGCATATTTATTCCCCATGGTTTGGCGATAATAAAAAGCTCGATTTCCCCCGCGGTTATCATATTGAATACTGGGGTGGCTTTGGCCAGCCTGCTTATGGTTTTGGTAACAGTGTGCAGGCCCTCAATGGCAGGTTTGAGGTAAAAGGAAAACAAAAACAACCCGGTGGCTATGGTTCATCATTGAAAGAAGATATGCGATTCTTCTACGGCGCCCGCGTGGGTATGGCCGGCCGCGGTGAAGCCCTGGCGGTGAAAGAAAATCTTTGTGAGATTGATCCTAAAGTAGTTGATAAATATGGTATCCCGGTTTTACGCTTTAAAGTAGAGCCGCACAAATACGATATTTTACAGGCTAAACACATGAAGGAGACCTTCAAAGAGATCATGCATGCCATGGGCGCTATTATCACTTACGGTGGTGATGACGATGAAAAAAACAATTACGGTTTGCATGCTCCCGGCAATATCATTCACGAAGCCGGCACGGTGCGGATGGGTAACGACCCCAGGGAATCGGTATTGAACAAATACAACCAGGCGCATGATGTTAAAAACCTGTTTTGTGTAGATGGCGGCCCGTTTGTATCACAGGCCGATAAAAACATTACCTGGACCATTCTCGCGCTTTCTATGCGTGCTTCGGAATATATCATTGATGAAATGAAGAAGAAGAACCTGTAA
- a CDS encoding gluconate 2-dehydrogenase subunit 3 family protein has product MDRRKSLKAIAVGTLSAGVLLDACKTDNKKEEAAKSTEPSGEFTLDRAEEEKEREKEITSKTFFNQHEMATITVLADIIIPKDEVSGSASEAKVPDFIEYIVKDKPEHQVPMRGGLRWLDVQSLKRFNKSFIECDHGQQINIVDDIAYPEIVYNENGKEITKGKKAKPDMGPGIAFFSLMRDLTCSGFYTSEIGVKDVGYAGNTPNKWNGVPDDVLKQYGLAYSEKEMKECAKY; this is encoded by the coding sequence ATGGACAGAAGAAAATCCTTAAAAGCTATAGCAGTAGGTACCCTGTCGGCCGGTGTGTTGCTGGATGCCTGCAAAACCGATAATAAAAAAGAAGAGGCTGCCAAAAGCACCGAGCCTTCCGGTGAATTTACCTTAGACCGTGCCGAAGAAGAAAAAGAACGGGAAAAGGAAATAACGTCAAAGACGTTTTTTAACCAGCATGAAATGGCTACCATTACGGTACTGGCCGACATCATCATCCCCAAAGATGAAGTAAGCGGCAGCGCCTCCGAAGCCAAAGTGCCTGATTTTATTGAATACATTGTAAAAGATAAACCTGAACACCAGGTCCCCATGCGGGGTGGTTTGCGCTGGTTGGATGTACAAAGCCTGAAGCGTTTCAATAAATCGTTTATTGAATGCGATCATGGCCAGCAGATAAACATTGTTGATGATATTGCTTATCCCGAAATCGTATATAATGAAAATGGGAAAGAAATAACCAAAGGTAAAAAAGCGAAACCCGATATGGGCCCGGGCATTGCCTTCTTTAGCCTGATGCGCGATTTAACCTGTTCCGGTTTTTATACCAGCGAAATCGGCGTAAAAGATGTTGGCTATGCCGGTAATACGCCTAATAAATGGAATGGCGTTCCGGATGATGTATTGAAGCAATATGGATTGGCATATAGTGAGAAAGAAATGAAGGAATGTGCCAAGTACTAG